TGTAGATTCACCTGTAACTCTCCAAAATAATTCATATGCAATAATTGACTGTAACGTTTTTAGTTGTAGCTCTCTGTAAAGCTGTAAGAGTATACCCTGTGTTTTCAAATTACAGGATGGCATCGGTTTATACTTCTCATTTGGGGCTTAAAACTTGTCCATTTAGCCAAGAGGTATTTTTTGGTTATGTTACAGATTGATATGCTAAGTTTGATTTTCATGTTCATCAATTTGGAGTTTCTCAATACTGAAGAATGCTTAATAATGCTTAAAAATGCTCAATCATAATCATTCACAAGAAATTTTAATACTTGATTCACCAAGCTTTTAAATTCATGTTTGTAAATCTTTCTGTACACTTAACCAATTCAAGTACATATATAAATTCTCCCAACCCAATATAAAAACAGAACAATACACAACCAGAGGAGTTTACATAAACCCTGACTCTTCCATATACAGAGAAAGAGAACAACTGTTATTAGAATTAGACGCATACTTTGAAGCCACAAAAGCTCCAATTGCTACCATTGTCACTACTGCAATTCCGAACCCCAACGTCACCTTCTCTCTTCCTTGCAGCCATTTTCTGATGCTTCCATACTCAAACATACGATCACCCTTTGGCTGAGCATAACTACTACTTGTCCCGACCATTGTACCATTTTCTGTACTTGTAACCTTTGCTTTTTTATCATCAGAAACCATGGCTGCCTCAGCTTCCGGCTTCTGATCAGTAACCTCTTGTTGTGGTGGAGCTGTTTCTGTTGATGCAGGCTGCTGAGGAGTAACTTTCTTTGGCATTATAACATGAAGGCTTTCATCAGTGAACTTTGCTCGTATGTCATTCATGTCACAACCCACTGGTATTTTTGTTTCCTTGAGAAACCGGCTCCTCTTTGCCCCATCTGCACTTGTTGGTCTTTCGCCACTTACTTTGAGGACTCCTTCTTTGCTAACTTGCACTCTCAGTTGAGTTTTCTTAAAGTCTACATATATGCACACATTATCAGAAAAAGGGATCAATTTAGTTAGTTCAACTTCTGCAAATCATAAACAGGAAAAAACAAACTAGTATAAGGGATTAAGTATGACAATACCAGGGAGATGGATGATCAAAGTCTCAAGACCTTCCTCTTTCTGCAAATCACAAGCAGGATTGAAATCGACGTAGCAAGGTGATGCTGGAACTGAAAACTTGGTTTTGTTTGCCATTCTTTTTGCTTAAATTAGATGTTAATGTTACTGAACAAACTGTTGAGAGAAGGATGATTTGATTGTATGAATAATTGATTCAAGGGTCTTATATTTATAGGTGTTGGTATCTTTTAGATTAGGATTTCCTGTGGACAAATTATTCCTGTTTGCTTTCTTCAGTTTTAAGTTGCTTTGTGTCTTTGCCTAATGCCCATGTTATGGCTCACCTCCTGTTTTGATGCTACCCATTAGTATATACAATACTTCATCATTTGatgtttttttgtgttttttcttcttattcTTTAAGAATATTGTATTGTTTATTGCCTTGTGTATGAAATGCTTCATCCTTCTGTTTTTTTaacccatttttcaaaaaaggggtgtttttttgttttgttttactcGCCTCTACTTATTCTATAGTTGGTGTACGTATTTAACTATCTTACTCCTTTTCCCCAAAATAATTACGGGGTTGGTTGGGGTGGGTTGGGTTTAAGGCTTGTAATGGGCCTCTGCGTGGGGCTCTTGTGCGAGGGTAACCTAGAGGATTTTTTCTTAtctgtaaaaataaaaatattacgtCTTGTTAACCTCTCAACTTCTTGAAGTGGCTTATTAATCTATCTCTACCTAGTATTTAAATAACTAAAACCATGGGTGGTAATGAGACATGTCCTCACCTCATAAATCTcccatttattttttattattaaaattaagaACATTTAAAAGACATCAatattaatctaatatatatatataaaggggagttttttcaagagTATTGGGAGCGTCCACGTAGGAAAGTCCAGTCACAAAATcaacattaatttaattttaattaatgtaAAAGATAAAAGTAAATTAAggataaaatatttaactataAGATAAACATTGAGTAATAATTAAGTTGATAAAATCAAATTAAggataaaatattaaatgataagATAAACATTGATTAATAATAAaggttttatttttaaaaaaaaaatgtaggtATAAGATActcctatatatataatatCTAAATATCTCATGGGCTATTTGCGTAGTCAAGGAGCAAAatacttcaatttttattatagCTTTACGCCTTTACGAATGATTTTTTTGGGTGTTCTATCGTTCAACTTTTTGTAGGCATAGATTTTAACTTTAACGCTGTTTTATATAATAGCTTTACCGTGATTTTTGTTGTTCTATCATTATTCAACATGTTTTATTAATCGACATACAAGACATCTAACTGATGATCCGAAGTGTTATTTATGTGGAGATGAGGAGAAAATAATGTTACGTTGCATATACTTAGAAACTTTCCAACAGCCAAGACTATTTGCCGTCGGCTTCTGGTCCTACAGATGCACTCAGTTTTTTTCAAGAAGACCTTAGACATTGGTTTATAAAAAATCAGGAGTTTAAAGATCCTACGAGCAATATAATTTGAGCCACTTATTTCTATATTACAATAGGGTGGATATGTGTGAGGAATTGTTTCGTTTTTTGTCGTAGTGAAGATGGTTGTGCGTGGTAACAAGTAGGAGATTTATGTAGCTTGGTGTGCCCACCTGATGGTTGGTATGCAATGAATACTGATGGACCATTAAAAGGCTCTTCGAGTCTAGCTGGGGGATGGGGCGATCATACGGAACAACAGGTCGAGGTACTATGGTGTCTGCCTTCATAGCTTAGGGAACTTTGGTAGATGCAATGCTTCTTTTCAGGCTGAGGTTATGGCGCTTGCAAGTGATAAATCTAGCATGTGTGCAAGCTCTCGAGTGTGTTGCGGATGGAAGCAGTGAGTGTGATTGCTCGCCAATCATGGAGTTCCTAGAGGATATTCCATCTTATATTATACATATACAAAATTTATGTATTAAGCATATTAGTTtagtaataatttaattttttttagtttggtTATACTTCTCATGTTTCCAAACATAAAAATATTGTTGTACAATCCGGGCAACGaccgaaatttattttaaattgtaAACTAATATTTTTTCCCCCTTTATCCTTCATAATTGATattaaaagtatttttttattctttattttctttacattTGGATGTTAGAACAGGCCCTGTCAAGATTCAAGACTCTTCTATAAAGTTTGACAATAGTAAAGAtaagattttattttataagaGTTTTGGGAAGTGAAAATACCATAAGTGACGAtgacattttaaaaaaaaatctggcATATAGTAAAGTGCATTTAGATAAATCTTAGCAAAGATAATAAGATTAGTTATTTAGATGATCAAAGAAGTTTGTTTATGGTAGAAATAGTCCATTTAGACAAATCTTAGCAAAGTAGAAAAATAGAACAATGTTACTAGATCAgttcatatacgaagtatataatttCATCAaagatttttcttatttagagtaaaattttaatttttgctTTGGTATTACAATTAGGCCAATTAGGGATATCATAGACTGAGCATAAGAGTTTTTCATAAACTTATACTTCCGTATAAGATATAAGTCATTGTATTTTAACTATTGTTTTTtgccgtgcatcgcacgggcttcaaaCTAGTATTGTATTAAAAGAGGGTAATCCAAAAGACTTCCCATAAAAAAAACCTAAAAGACACCCATCAAAATAAATAGTTAAAACTTAATAGTTAAAACTTAATGAGCTAACTCAATTAAAATGTTACTTCGTATTTATATTCCATAACTGTAACAATAAATAATCAACCTCTCGTCATCAATCATTTTCGTTATATCACTGACACAATCAACTCTATGTCATCATATATTTGTTAGAGGCAATGTGTGTTTTACGTTATGTCACTATTATCTTTTTCTATGACTAAGTTTCAAATTTCGTCaatttattatgatttttttaTATTAACCGTTTGTTTTGCTATTAAGTATTGACGTTATATTAGTTGTTACATGCAAAATGTGGttctatttatttatatatttatttatgtcTTACACTAAACAAAAATTTTACAGATGCgcataaataatataaaatttcataataactaaatttattgtatgtTGAGCAACACAAGTTTGTGTAACACTTTACAAATACTctcgtgcattgcacgggtcAAAATACTAGTTGGTTGTAAAAATTGCAGGAATATAAGAGAATATTGATTGGATATTTGGATAATGTGGACTAATTTACTGAAATTGTAACCTACGGAGTACTCTCTAAGCAGAGAGTGTAAAACAATATTTTACAAATACTTATAACCATCATCAAACCTATAGTAAGTGTTGCAAAATTTTCTTATGCGTATATATCTTAGCCTACAATAATTATGGACGATATCGGAGATTATATCTTCTTTCTGTGCTAATGACAAAGTTCTCTCCCATTTCCTTAGCTGCAACCGGCAACATATAATCTGGGTCTTCCATAACACTCATATCTTCAGGCAACTCATCCTCGACCCAAGATAGCCAGTCAACTTCACTATCCACATCGTCGTCATCTTCATCCCATGTACAACTATTTCCTTTCTTCTTCATCCCATTTACCTTGTCAAGGAGTGAGACCAACATTGTATAGTTCAATGTTTCATAGTCCCTACATAAATTGAAACAGAAACTTATTAAGATAACTAAAAAACTGTATCTTCTTTTTTTACAATGTTTTTGCTTAGTAAGAGAAAAATTATACCTATATGTGAAAATGGTATAGAGAAGTTGAATGATTGCATAGATCCCAAAAAGTGGCTTCATAACAGTTCTAAGGTAAATGAGTTGCTCATTCTCGTTGGAGGTGAAACGTAGTATTGCACATTCTATTGCGAACGCAATACATAAACCTGTAATGGCAAAGAATTAAATGTAAGAAAACCTTCAAGTTTAAGGGAACATGGTTATAGTAGGAAAAGAACAGACTACATTACATACCCATGTAAAGCCTACATCTCACTGAATAAGTTTGCTTTGTACTTGTGAGCAGGTAGAGAACAAGGAGAAAGATTGAGTAGACGAAGAAAGCTTTAATAAGCCTCGATTCAAGTAGCATAGCATTGTGCAAGGTAAACAGCTTATCAATGGCAGCAAACATGCTCGCTTGTTTCGACTCAAACGCTTCCTGCAAACAACAAATACGtcactcacaagtcacaactaGTTAATCAACAGAGCAATATTGATAAAAACATTATTTTACTTTCTACTTGTATGTAATAAATCAATCACCTGAGCTGCTAATATGGATATTGAGTTTTTAGCCAAGTTGTCATTAGCTAGTAGAAGCTGTTTCTGCTGCTTCAACAGTTCTTCATGTTGCCCATTTGCAAAGTCCACTAATTGTTCCAAAGAAACTCtggaattgaaaaaaaaaagtaccattaaTTAGGAAATCAATCATACATTTATATGTTAATGTCACAATAATTTATCTTTCTTACCTGCTCTCTTGAAGGGTTTGAGACATAAAACTAGTAAGAGATTGAAGACCCTCAAGAGCAATCGATTGACCTCGAAGAAGCTCTTGTTGTTTATCTACTGAAGTTTTAGCCATTTCAGTAATATCATCAGTTTTCCCTTGAAGATTCTGCATCTGTGATGACATTGTTTCTCCAATTTTGTTCACCTCTTGCTTCACATCAACAGTCTTTTTCTGTAAACCCAGTATTTCTTCACCTAAATTCTCATAAGATTCCTGAATTTTCAACATATTTTCCTTCAATTTCTCTTTCAATATCCCTTGTCCTTCTAGCAACCCTTCTTGAGACATTGCTATTCCATTAGCTGTTTCATTAAGCTCTTTCGAATGACTTAATATCGCTCCCAAATCTCCAAACATTTTCTTCAGAGTCTCCCCAACAGTTTGAGTTTGTGCATCAATTGATGTTACAGATTTATGTATTTCATTTGAGTTATACAGAAGATTATCCGATTTCTTTTCAATGGTCTTCAATTTGTCTTCTGCATACAGTGCTGAATCTTTCAGATTATTCACCAAACCTTGTAACTGAAACTTAAAAGCTTTAGACCTGTATGTAGCATAAAACCATCAGAATTTTTAAGCAAAATGAGGACGAAGAAATTCAGTAAATAAACAAAGAATGAGATAGTTTTAATACTTACTGTAACTGATGGCAAATGGAATTTGTCTGAAGGTAAAATTCAAGGTAAGTCTTACTCTCATCATTACTCAACTTCTTTAGACAATCAACCATGGCGGATTTACCCTTACACGAAGGGAAGGTATTCCTCCCAGTATCCTTTTGAAAACAATCACTCAGATGCCAAGCTAgtctttttctcttttcttcttCAGCAAATATTTCAGAACAACTGGAAAATAAATCATCGTATGCCCTAGACCAACATTGATTTGTTCCTTCCTTCTTTCTTTTAGCGTTTTCAACTAGTTCAGCAGCTTGTGGATTATCAAGAGCATCTACAGAAAACTCAGTAATCAAACCTTTAGACATAGCATTATTATCCCCTGACCAGTTTTCGCTTGAAGGGGCATCTGATGAGGAAGATGAAAACCAACTCCATGACTGGCTTGTTGGTGAACAAGAAAGAATAATCAACAGAAACATAACAAGATTATGATTTCCCATCTTCAATTTCACTTCTAGAACCTGCATTCATGGCATAATATCAATATAGTTTGTTCTTGATCATGACATAGTGTAaaaatctcatttttttttaatgtgtgTGCTGTGTGCAAGAATTTCTATATTTGCATGATTTACAGTAAATTGCAAATCTGACAAATTATTATGTTTACTTTGTATGTATGATGACGAGCCTGCTGATTTTCTCTTTAAGCGGTCACTTTGTAAATCTTTGAATTTTCTCTGTAATTATCATTCAATTACTACAAAGGCATGAATATAGAATACAAAATAGGGAAAATTTTGGTAGTATTAGATTACACCACGAGTAAACAGAATGAACTTTAGCTTTTAgtcgaaaaaataataataattttttgtttaaaatgATTATATAGAGTATAGT
This Spinacia oleracea cultivar Varoflay chromosome 6, BTI_SOV_V1, whole genome shotgun sequence DNA region includes the following protein-coding sequences:
- the LOC110785314 gene encoding protein GAMETE EXPRESSED 1-like, giving the protein MGNHNLVMFLLIILSCSPTSQSWSWFSSSSSDAPSSENWSGDNNAMSKGLITEFSVDALDNPQAAELVENAKRKKEGTNQCWSRAYDDLFSSCSEIFAEEEKRKRLAWHLSDCFQKDTGRNTFPSCKGKSAMVDCLKKLSNDESKTYLEFYLQTNSICHQLQSKAFKFQLQGLVNNLKDSALYAEDKLKTIEKKSDNLLYNSNEIHKSVTSIDAQTQTVGETLKKMFGDLGAILSHSKELNETANGIAMSQEGLLEGQGILKEKLKENMLKIQESYENLGEEILGLQKKTVDVKQEVNKIGETMSSQMQNLQGKTDDITEMAKTSVDKQQELLRGQSIALEGLQSLTSFMSQTLQESRVSLEQLVDFANGQHEELLKQQKQLLLANDNLAKNSISILAAQEAFESKQASMFAAIDKLFTLHNAMLLESRLIKAFFVYSIFLLVLYLLTSTKQTYSVRCRLYMGLCIAFAIECAILRFTSNENEQLIYLRTVMKPLFGIYAIIQLLYTIFTYRDYETLNYTMLVSLLDKVNGMKKKGNSCTWDEDDDDVDSEVDWLSWVEDELPEDMSVMEDPDYMLPVAAKEMGENFVISTERRYNLRYRP
- the LOC130459078 gene encoding 22.0 kDa heat shock protein-like, which produces MANKTKFSVPASPCYVDFNPACDLQKEEGLETLIIHLPDFKKTQLRVQVSKEGVLKVSGERPTSADGAKRSRFLKETKIPVGCDMNDIRAKFTDESLHVIMPKKVTPQQPASTETAPPQQEVTDQKPEAEAAMVSDDKKAKVTSTENGTMVGTSSSYAQPKGDRMFEYGSIRKWLQGREKVTLGFGIAVVTMVAIGAFVASKYASNSNNSCSLSLYMEESGFM